From a single Larimichthys crocea isolate SSNF chromosome XIII, L_crocea_2.0, whole genome shotgun sequence genomic region:
- the nradd gene encoding death domain-containing membrane protein NRADD, protein MREFVICALLLLKVTLGDACASGQFTESGQCCSLCPAGFGVAVQCGKEDTKCVPCPQGTFSSSEDFGHCTPCAKCPRSVPMLAACSPTQDTQCECDNGFFFFSAHSLCAPCSKCLPGHGVIRECGPQGNTQCQLCGLGTFSEELRTTKPCQTCTQCSDSEVEIRACMPNSDTLCMDKKLHILSRPALDGPDGTRDAPRWPGVEEVTKEGDASPAPGTPKGPQEEGGSNNILAYVSILAAVVLGLLLYVAYKCWRSCKQKRALSKARAAELGTAPEGEKLQSDSGVFLDSHSLQDNQPSKGTKRDSKQDNRLYINLPPHRQEEMERLLQEGGGRGWRQLGAALGYEPEQLDLFGRGEAPAHTLLSNWAQKEGSTLGLLCSALARIERPDVVTVLNCPTQGVSVV, encoded by the exons ATGAGAGAGTTTGTCATCTGCGCGCTTCTGCTATTAAAA GTTACCCTCGGAGATGCCTGTGCCAGTGGCCAGTTCACTGAATCTGGGCAGTGTTGCAGTTTGTGCCCTGCTGGCTTCGGAGTGGCGGTACAGTGTGGGAAAGAGGATACCAAGTGCGTACCATGCCCACAGG GAACATTTTCCTCATCGGAAGACTTCGGCCATTGCACTCCCTGTGCCAAGTGCCCAAGGAGTGTTCCCATGTTGGCCGCTTGCTCTCCGACTCAGGACACGCAGTGTGAATGCGACAacggcttcttcttcttcagtgccCACAGCCTGTGCGCACCTTGCTCCAAATGCCTTCCTGGCCACGGTGTTATCCGCGAATGTGGTCCACAGGGAAACACCCAGTGCCAGCTGTGTGGCCTGGGAACATTTTCTGAGGAGCTGAGGACCACCAAGCCCTGTCAGACCTGCACCCAGTGCTCTGACAGTGAGGTGGAGATCCGAGCCTGCATGCCCAACTCTGACACACTCTGCATGG ATAAAAAGTTGCACATTTTATCTCGTCCTGCTCTGGATGGGCCAGACGGGACCCGCGATGCTCCTCGCTGGCCAGGTGTTGAGGAGGTGACGAAGGAAGGGGACGCTAGTCCTGCACCTGGAACACCCAAGGGACCACAGGAGGAGGGTGGCAGCAACAACATTCTGGCCTACGTGTCTATTCTGGCTGCCGTAGTGTTGGGTCTGCTTCTTTATGTGGCTTATAAATG CTGGAGATCATGTAAACAGAAGAGGGCTCTCTCAAAGGCTCGTGCAGCTGAATTGGGAACGGCTCCAGAGGGAGAAAAGCTGCAAAGTGACAGCGGCGTCTTTCTGGACTCTCACAGCCTACAGGACAATCAGCCCAGCAAAG gtaCTAAGAGGGACAGCAAGCAGGACAATCGTCTGTACATCAACCTACCCCCccacagacaggaggagatgGAACGCCTCCTACAGGAGGGAGGGGGCCGGGGGTGGAGGCAGCTGGGTGCAGCACTGGGCTATGAGCCTGAACAGCTGGACCTGTTTGGGCGTGGAGAGGCCCCCGCTCACACGCTTCTCTCTAACTGGGCCCAGAAAGAAGGCTCCACACTGGGACTCCTGTGTTCTGCACTGGCTCGCATCGAGAGGCCCGACGTGGTAACAGTCCTCAACTGCCCCACGCAGGGGGTTTCTGTGGTCTGA